TCATCGTCGAAAGCAAAAGCGACAACAAAAGAAACAGCACGGCCCCGGTCGCGCCGGACAAAAGAAGCGCGGTGCGCAGCACGGCGACGCCTTCGGTGATCGCCGACACCGGGGTCAGGACGACGAGCGTCCAGTCGGTGACGTCCGACCGCCGTTTCGCCATGATGTATTCTTCGCCGCCGGCCGTGACGACCGGTCCGTCGTCGGCCAGCAGCGTTTTCGGGTCGACGAATTCGCCGGCGGACGGTAAGCCGTCTGCGGCGACGAGACGGCCCTCGTCGTCGACGAGCAGCATGATTTCGGCGTTACCCGCTCCGTCGGCCGCTTCGCGGAAGCCAAAGTACGACCGGTCGATTTTCGCGAGCAGGTAGCCGCCCGGCGCGAACGATCGGTCGATCAGCCGGACGACGCGCAAGGCGAACACGGCGCTTGCGTCTTCCGGATCGGCGGCGAACCAGACGAGACGGCCGTTTTGCTCGTCCGCCCGCCGGACGGCGTCCGCGCCTGCGCGGTCGATAAGCCGTTTGTCGTCGAGCGGAAACAGCCGCGCGTCATCCATGCCGTAAAGCTCGATCGCGCGCACGCCGGCGGAAAAGACTTGCGCCTTGTTGGCGATCGGCGTCAGCGCTTGCCGTTCGGCGAACGACGGCCGCCTTCCTGCGAGAGCGTCCGAAAGCAGTGCCTGCACGTACGGATCGGTGGCGATCTGGAGCGTGAGTGTGTCGATCTGGCGGACGAGCGCTTCCAGTCGCCCTTCGGCCTGTACCGTCGTCAGGTGGATATGTTTTTCCGAATTCGTTTTCAAAAGCACGGATACCGAACCGAACGTCATGACGCCGACCAGGGCGAGGACGGCGGTCATGACCGCCAGAAAGCCGGCCAGCATCTGGTTTCGCAGCGTGTTCAGACGCATCGCGGGACGCCTCCGTCACCATCTTATCACAAAGTCGGAGGCGTGAGGCGTCCCAGATCGTGCCAGACTATGATAAAGTGGTCGTAGAACGGCGGCCGGCCCGCATTCCGAGTCCGTTCCCGGCCGTGTCCCGAGTCCGTATCGCACGGTGCATACCGGTTGTGGCGGGATCATCAGCGGACGTCGGTCGCGCCGCCGTACCGGTGGCTGTGCGGGACGCGGCCGGCGACGGTGGTGACGCCGCCGAAAACGTGGTAATGCCTGCCGTCTGGTAGCGGAATCGCCGGACCGGTGACGCCGCGGATGCGGTGCGTATGGCCGTCGTCGAACGACGTTTCGAAGGCATACGCGTGGACGTGGCCCGGCACGTCGTCGGCCGGTTCCGTCATTCCCGCATAGCGGTGGTGATGGCCGACGTCGTAGGACGTGACGCCGGACATGTTGTGCTCGTGGGCGTCGGGCGGGCGGTAGAGGTTCCACCATTCGAGATAAAACGGATGTGCGTGCTCCATCGCCTCCGGTCCCCTTTCTCGGAAAAATCGCTCCGTTTTACGAATACGACGCCCGGTTGCGTTCCGGCACGGTGAACGCGGAAGTTTCAGACGAAACGGGAGGCGGAATCGAAAACCATGCACGATCGGCTCGAGCTTCTTCGCGGCATCGCGATGTTCCGCGACCTGCCGCCGCCCGAACTGGAGCGGGTGGCTTCTTTCGCAGCTTTTCGCACGTTTCAGCGGAGAACGGTCGTGTTCCACGAAGGCGACCGGCTGGAAGCGGTCTACTTCATCCGCAGCGGCATGGTCAAAACGTCCAAGACGGACGAAGAAGGCCGCGAGCACATCGTGTCCCTGCTCGGCGCGGGCGAAATGTTCCCGCACACCGCGCTGTTCGGCGCGTCGGTCTGTCCGGCGACCGCGACAGCGCTTGTCGACACCGACATGGCCGTGTTCGCGCTCAAGCCGTTCGAGCGGCTCCTCCTGGAGGCGCCGACCGTGGCCGCGCACGTCATCCGCGCGCTCGGCGAGAAAATCCGCGACCTGCAGCAAAAACTGCAGCAGCTGACCGGTTTCGACGTGCGGCGGCGTATCGTGTCGTTCCTCGTCCATGCGGCGGAGACGCACGGCCGTCCGGAAAGCGACGGCGTCCGGCTCGACTGGCCGCTGACGCACCAGGAACTGGCCGACATGCTCGGCACGTCGCGGGAGACGGTCAACCGCGTACTGAGCGACCTGAAGCGGGAAGGATTCCTTGTGTTCGACCGACAGTCGCTCGTCCTTCGCCGTTTTGCGGAGTTCCGAAAACTGTCCGACTTTTCGTGACGCCCGTCACATGCCGTGACGGACGAAACGTTTATGATGGCGGTGAAAAATGTGCGGGGAGGACGCTCGCCATGGCGACGGATCGGAAAAACGCCGGGGGCGGTCGGATCGTCGAACTCGACGTCCGGCCGCACTTGCGCAACAAACTGGAACCGTTCCAATTGATTATGGATACGGTGAAAACCGTCGGCCCGCTCGATACGTTCGTGCTGCACGCGACGTTCAAGCCGACACCGCTTCTCGGCCTGATGAAAATGAAAGGGTTCGCGCACAGGGCGGAGCGGCTCGCCGCGGATCACTGGAAAGTGACGTTTGTGCCGAAGCGGAGAAAACACGAGCTGGGCGAGGGAGCCGACGAGGCCGACGATCCGGCGGAAACGCCGGCGCCGGGCGGCAGATCGGCGGGCGCATCCGGCGATTCGGCGGCTATGCGGACTGACGATTTCGGCGATCCGTCGACCGGACCGGAACCCTGGGTGCAAGGCCCGCGGACGATCGAGCTCGACAACCGCGGGCTGACGCCGCCGCAGCCGATGGTCAGGACGCTCAAGGCGCTCGAGCAATGCCGGCCGGGCGACCGCGTCGTCATCCACAACGACCGCGTGCCCGTTTTTCTGCTGGAGGAGTTGAACGCGCTCGGCTATCCGTATCGGGTCGAACAACTTCCCGACGGGTCGGCGCGGGTGACGATCGAGAAAAAATAAGCCGCCGCGTGCTTTGCGCAGCCGGCATCCGAAAAGAAAGGGGGACGCCCGATGTTCCGGCTTCCCTTTCTGTTTATGGCGACGGGGATGGCCGCGTTCGCCGTCTTTCACGCGATCGGACTGGCGATGTGGGCGCGTTGGCCGGCGGCGCCCGCCCGGACGCCGGACGGCTGGTTTTACGCGCATCTGTTCGTGCTCGGCTGGGCGACGATGATCGCGACGGGCGCGATGTACCAGCTGTTGCGCGTCATTTTGCAAAAGGAATATACGAACCGAAGGCTCGGGTACGTGCAGTACGCGGTCTTTGTCGCCGGGCTGGCGGCGCTGCTGGCGGGGTTTGCGCTCGGCGACGTCGGCTGGATCGCGTCCGGCGCCGCGGCTGCCTGGTGCGGCGTCGTGCTGTTTGCCGTCAACGTCGGCTCGGCGCTCGTCCGCGCGCGCAGGTGGGAACCCGTGACGCTCGGCGCGGCGGCCGCCGTCGGCTATCTGGTGCTGACCGGCGCGCTCGGGCTGGCGATGGGGGCGGACTTCGCCTTCGGCTTCTGGCCGCAGGGTCACGAACGGCTGTTCCGCGCCCACGTCTGGCTCGGCTCCGTCGGCTGGTTCGGCGTGCTGATTACCGCGTTCAGCTTCAAGCTTTTGCCGATGTTTCATCTGTCCCACGCGAAAACGACGAAGCTGGAATACGCGGTGTTCGCGCTGTGGAACGCGGCGGCGCTCGTCGGGGCGGCGGCGTTTCTTGCTGGATCGCCGCGGGCGGGCGTCGGCGTCGCGCTTGTCGTGTTGACGACGGCGGCGGTCGTCTATAACGTGTATGTTTCGGTCGTCCGCCGACATCGCCACAAACGCTCGCCCGGGGCCGGGATCACGGCGGCGGTATGCGCTTCGCGGGCGCTCGGCGCGGTCGCCGTCGGCGCGTGCGCGTGGTTATGGTTCGTTCCCGAACGCGCCGGGGCGGAAACGGCCGTGCTCGCGGCGACCTGGGCGTATCTCGGCGGGTGGGTCGGCACCAACGTGCTCGGGTATTTTTCAAAAATTTTGCCGTTTCTGTGGTGGACGCACAAATACGGGCCGCGGGTCGGACGGGAGCGCGTGCCGACGATGGCCGAACTGCTGCCCGATCGTGAGTACGCGGGGTGGCTCGCGGTATCGGCGGCGGCTGTAGGTGTGCTGGCGGTTTTGCTCGGTGTCGGTGTTTCGGCGGCGGCGGCCTGGGCCGGGATGTTCTGGTCGGCGGCGTCGCTCGGCTACGCCTTTCGGCTTGCGCTCGTGCTGAAACGATAGGCCGAAAGACGCAAAAAAGTTACGCAATTGCGATAAACACTCTCCAAAGAGGTGGCTTTCATGACGAAAGAACAAGTGCTCGAAGCGCTGAGACAGGTGATCGACCCCGAACTCGGCGTCAACATTGTCGATCTCGGGCTCGTCTACGACGTGCGGTGCGGCGACGGCGGCGACGTGGTCGTCCGCATGACGCTGACGACGCCGGGATGCCCGATGCACGACTCGATCGCCTGGTGGGCGGAAAAAAGGTTGTCGGACCTTCCGGGCGTGCGGTCCGCGCGCGTCGACGTCGTCTGGGATCCGCCGTGGACGCCGGAGCGGATGTCGCCGGAGGCGAAACGGATGTTGGGGATGGCGGATGCGTGAACCGGAAAATTTTTGCTCTTATTTGCGTCTATGATTGTGATTTTAATCACAATCTCGTTGCGAGCTCGGCGATATGATGAAGATGAAAAGACAGTCGACCCTATGAGACGCCTTTGGGACGAGCGAAGGAGGTGAGTCGGGCGCCGGCGGCAGGTCGATTTTCGAGTACGAGTCGAGCGGCGATCGGTCGTTATCCGGAATTATGTGAAAAAAATCACAAATGAAAGGGTGAACGGTTATGCGGACTTTCCTTCTGCGCATCATGCCGGCTATTGTCGTCCTCGGACTGGTTGCGGCCGCCTGCGGGCCGGCGGGCGGCGAACGTGCCGTCGTCGATCCGCAGCCGTCGCCGTCGGTCGAAAAGCTGAATCAACCCCCCGTCGAACCGATCGTCCGCCGCGAAGGCAATGCGGTGTATATCGAGATGACGGCGCAGGTGACGAACGTCGAGATCGCCAAGGGCGTTTTCTACAACGCCTGGACGTTTAACGGAACGGTTCCGGGACCGGTGCTTCGCGTGCGACAGGGCGACGTGCTCCATTTTACCCTGAAAAATCTCGATCCTTACGTGCCGCACTCGATGGATTTCCACGCGGTGCACGCGGCGCCCAGCAAAAAGTTCGTCGACGTCATGCCGAATGAATCCGGTACGTTCGTCTATCCGGCCAATACGCCCGGCGTCTTCATGTATCACTGCGGAACGAAACCCGTCCTGGCGCATATCGCCAACGGCATGTACGGCATGATCATCGTCGAGCCGCAAGGCGGTTTCCCCGGCGACGGCGACATCGACCGCGCGTATACGATCGTCCAGAGCGAATGGTACAAGGAGCACGATTTCGAAGCGTTTCTGAATGGCGAGCCGCAGTATGTCGTTTTCAACGGCAGCGACTTCGCTCTGAAGGACAAGCCGCTGAGCGCCAAGCCCGGCGACCGGATCCGGCTGTATGTCCTTAACGCCGGTCCGAACGAGGTGTCGTCGTTTCACGTCGTCGGAACGACGTTCGACCGCGTCTATCTCGACGGCAACCCGAAAAACACGCTGTACGGCTTGCAAACCGTCATGTTTCCCGCCAGCGGTGGCGCGATCGTCGAGTTCGTCTCACCGGCCAATTCCTGCTCGAGGGTTGGCTTGCCCTTGGGCGGGTGAAACATGGCGTGTTGGTCGCTGTAGAGCGCAAGCGGTACACCTTTACGCCGAAGCCCCTCGATCATGACGGTCACGTAGCCCTCCAACGTCTCGGCAGGACGGAAGGCGGCCGCGGCGACTTCCCCGGTGGCGTCGTCGATGATGCCGTGCAAGGTCAGCTGCCGGACCGCGATCCTCCAGCCAGGCATAAGGGGAGGCATCGATCTGCCACAGCATGCCCGCTTGAGGCTTGCGCGGCCTGGGTCGATGGATCTTTGGACGACGGCGCACGCGTGCAGGACGCAAACCGCCTTCAAGGAGAATGCGAAGCACGGAAGACACGCTT
Above is a genomic segment from Candidatus Reconcilbacillus cellulovorans containing:
- a CDS encoding universal stress protein; translation: MATDRKNAGGGRIVELDVRPHLRNKLEPFQLIMDTVKTVGPLDTFVLHATFKPTPLLGLMKMKGFAHRAERLAADHWKVTFVPKRRKHELGEGADEADDPAETPAPGGRSAGASGDSAAMRTDDFGDPSTGPEPWVQGPRTIELDNRGLTPPQPMVRTLKALEQCRPGDRVVIHNDRVPVFLLEELNALGYPYRVEQLPDGSARVTIEKK